The nucleotide window GCCTAAGGAGAGCATGTATGGCTGTCTGGGAGTGAATGGCCCGGGAGAAGGGGAAGATGAGACTGGCAGGAGCAGAGCCCAGATCACACACATGCTTACAGGACATGCTGAGAGACTGGGTTTTATTCCGAGTGCAGAGGCTTGGTGGTAGAGTACGGGGTCGGGGTGCCTCTCACTGACTTCCCCTCGCTCCAGGCATGAAGCTCCACAAGTGTGCCCTGTGCAGCAAGTCCTTCAGCCGCCGCGCCCACCTCGCGGAGCACCAGCGCGCTCACACGGGCAACTACAAGTTCCGCTGCGCCGGCTGTGCCAAGGGCTTTTCCCGACACAAATACCTCAAGGATCACCGCTGCCGCCTTGGCCCCCAAAAGGATAAGGACCTGCAAGCCCGGCGGCCCTCCCGGAGGAGGGCAGCACCCCGCAGCGGCAGCAGTGGTGGGCGCAAGGTGGTGACCCCCCTGCCTGACCCGCTGGGGCTGGAGGAGCTGAAGGACACGGGGGCTGGGCCAGTGCCCGAGGCTGCCCCAGGCAAGCCGCCCTTCTCAGAGCCAGATGCAGTGCTGTCCATCGTAGTGGGTGGCACAGTAGGTGGCGAGCCTGAGCTGGTAGTGCCCGGGCATGCTGAGAGCCTAGGCTCCAACCTGGCGCTAGCGGAGCTACAGGCAGGGGCTGAGGGCCCATGTGCCATGCTTGCTGTGCCTGTCTACATCCAGGCCTCAGAGTGATGGACTCTTGGTGTTTGCTCCCCGAGCCTGGCCTAACACTCACCTTTGGGTCCAGGCCTCAGGGACTGACTAGAGATCCTTCCCAGTGGAAGTGAGCCATTGGCCAAAATCCTTCTAGTCAGGGACTGACTAGAGATCCTTCCCAGTGGAAGTGAGCCATTGGCCAAAATTTGTGAACCCTGGCCTATGGCCAGCCTGCTGTAGCTCCTATTCTGATGGATAGCCCTGCAGCATTCTGGAATGTGAGGCAGGGCTGCCTATGGCTTCCAGGTAGGGACATTGGAGATAAGAGAGCTGGCCAAGCCAGCAGTCCCGGGTCTGGCTGGTCCAGGCTGGTGTCAGCCCACCTAAGAGAGAAGACAGGATGGTCTGACCTGCCCTTCGTCTGGGCTATCTTGGTGTGGCCTCTAGTCAAGATGCTCTTCTGGAGGC belongs to Canis lupus familiaris isolate Mischka breed German Shepherd chromosome 24, alternate assembly UU_Cfam_GSD_1.0, whole genome shotgun sequence and includes:
- the ZNF341 gene encoding zinc finger protein 341 isoform X5, with the translated sequence MGPPSISPPAGEKPYKCSVCESAFNRKDKLKRHMLIHEPFKKYKCPFSTHTGCSKEFNRPDKLKAHILSHSGMKLHKCALCSKSFSRRAHLAEHQRAHTGNYKFRCAGCAKGFSRHKYLKDHRCRLGPQKDKDLQARRPSRRRAAPRSGSSGGRKVVTPLPDPLGLEELKDTGAGPVPEAAPGKPPFSEPDAVLSIVVGGTVGGEPELVVPGHAESLGSNLALAELQAGAEGPCAMLAVPVYIQASE